GTAACGTCTGACTCGGCCCTCCTCCCGTGTCGTGCTGTCATTTAATTTGCTTGTCTTTGTTTAATTGTCCATTGTCATGCCCTCTGTTTTATTCCCCGCCCAGTATTAGTCTCAtcagctgtttgggtttgtcCGTGTAATGAGTTTGGGTTTTATTCCCTGCATTCATTCCTTtgttgtaggtttttgtttgtgtaaCTCTCAGGTGCTGTCCTGTTACCACGCCACTAAACTCTGTTATGTTGAAGCTCTCGAGTACCTATCTCTTCGTGGTCCTGTTGTCTGAGTATCTTCACTGTTGAGGTTCAGTCATTCCAGTCTAGACGTTCGCTGTATCGTTTATTTATGTTTAGTTCTCTGACTGTTTAAAAATCCTTGTTATTTGTGTCTCACAGGTCTCGCACCATCCGAGTTGGCGCAGTTAGGCTGCGAGCTGTGTCCGTCTCCTAATCCGAAATCGTTACagatatataataaattatgttataaaaaaaaaattccatattttgtcaattgtgattttttacacagcaatcaaaatttgtcctccgctttttacccatctgtgcagttcacacacacacacaccagtgattactagggggctgtggtgcacacgtgcccagagcggtgggcagccctagcccggtgcccggggagcagttggggttaggtgccttgctcaaggcctcaggtctgggaatcgaacccacgaccctccggtcacaagaccagttccctaccaccagaccatgactgcccatataAGGAGTGATTACAATAAATGACTTCTAAATGTCTATTAAATAAATAGCATGCACTTCTATTATGATGAGCAAACTCACCCCGACTTCATCAAAACAGAGAGTATTCAAAGTACTAAAAGGTAATGAACTGTCAACGTCTATATAATCCGTGTTCCTGTTGGGTCTCTTGTTAAAACCTATGCCCACTGAAAGCCACATAACAGATattcaagagaaaaaaaaacacactgacAGCAAAGATCTACTCACCAGTCACGCTCAGGTAGATCTGTGTCATATAAACCATGTATCCATGATCAGATTCCCAGTCTGATTCAGCTCCACACCAGTATGTACCAGAGTCCTGCTCTGTCACCTCTCTGATAGTCACAGTCAGGATTTGATTTGTTCTGTCATCATATAGAGAAATGTGTCCCTCATTTATCCATCTTCCACTCTCTTTAACTGCTGCTCTATAAGCACAAATACCAATGTCCACTCTTTTGCAGAGAAACTTGGGGTCACTCCTCTGGGATTCTGGGTAGCTGCAACTGATGTCCACACTTCCTCCTACATAGCGAGTCTCACTGATGAACCTCCCATAATAATATTCTGTCAATCAAAACAATCATCATATATAAATAATCGTCAGGATTAGACATACTAACCTTTATGCTGGCAACATGAAGGAATTTTGTTTCATACTCATTCAACCAGCTTCACTGAACCAATCATTTCAGTTCTACTTGTATACAAATGTCTCGTCACCTTCTGTTACATTCACCTTCACTTCAGTGTAGGTGTGTAGTTGATCAGACACAACAACACCACACTGGTATGTTCCAGAGACATTTACACTGAAGAGTCAGAGTCATAAACACACTGAAGAATCCTGCACTTCTGTTGTCATGAACTGAGGATCTGAGCTGATGATTCCAGTCAATGTTCTGGGTTTGTTATTTGATCTAAACACCACTGATCCTTTGCAATCTTACAGAAAGATTTCAGTTTGGTTTTGTATTCATCCTCATATTTGTACTTGATATTGACTCCTCCCCCTGCATATGCAGTCACTTCTTTAGAGACCACGCCCCCCACTAAAGGCATGATGACATCACACAGTTATAAAGAGTCCTGTAGTGGTAATACATGATGCTGGAAGGGGTAGTATGATGAACAGGAGCTGTAGAGGAGGACACTCACCTGCCTTTACGTTCATTTCCActtctgtgtatgtgtctaaCTTTGCCTTTATATCCACTGCACACTGGTAGGTTCCAGTATCCTCCACAGTGAGGTTTCTCATCAACACCCAGAAGACTTTAGCACTGGTGTTATCATACAGAGAGAATCTGCCTTCATGCACCCATGTGTGTTTAACACCTGCTTTAATTTGGTCAGCACATGATGTACCTTTACCCTTGCAGAAatatttattgtttgtttcaTATCCTTCGTGATATTTGCATTTGATCTTGACTCCTCCTCCTGAATATGCTGTCACTTCATTGGTGGACACTCCTGTCACGGAAACACATAAGAAACATCCGAATGAGGTCATAATATGTTTGTGAAAGCTCAGTGGTGACTTTTGTAATCACAACTAGAACACTGCTGTGCAGACGAATTCAGACCGTAACAACCTTCCTGTGAAAATATACTCAGACAAATAACTTCCTCTTACTGACAGTGTTGATGATGTAGAAGTGCTTTTCATTACCTGAGATCAGGTAGAGGGTGAAGATGATGAAGACCTTCATTCTGAGTTCAGGAGTTCAGATATCCAGACCAACTCCACTCCACTGTAAACATGTGCTGTACCTCACACCAcagctctgtctctgtctgggcTGTTTCTTCATCCGATTAATAAAGCGCAAGTGACAATGGACTTCCCTCTttcaagagggagagagagagaccatgacAAGTCAGTTTTATTCCTCCCAGGAAGTGacatataaaatatttattaaagctTTGTAGGAAATTTTTTCAAATATAGAGAAATTGTGTCCCATGTAACAAATTAACAGATTTAACATAAAGATGCATCACATAATGAATTTAGGGTTAGGTAAAAACTAGTCCATGAAACAATGACCACTTCCTTTTTTGACctatcgagagagagagagagagagagattctgtATTTCCAAGTTGGATGAAGCAATTGCATCTGAGCTTCATTGTGAAGGAGGTGATCTCTCATGTGTTCATAATGCTTAAGTGTTCAATGAGATCAACATTGTACTGGAGACTAGATTAAAGAGCAGAACAGTCAGTGATGGTTTTCTGCTGATCAGTATTTGTCTTCCTCCTATTATTTGTTAGGAGAGTTTGTGAGATGTTGTTCAAGAATCAAGAtagttcaggttctggtgacacatAAAAGAAGGATTCCCAGCATGGCTCATGATGACAGCAGACTTAATGTGAAACACCACCAGCCTCAGGCACTGCAGGATCACTGGGGTTTGAGCACATGTCAGTATGGCCACTGGGTTGTGAAGGGCCACTCCTCTCCCTCAGCAGGCCCTGATAACATACCAGTTTGGGCGCTTAAGTAATGTGACGATCAGCTGGTGGGGCGTAGCGTAGCTCGCGCTACAGAgcaaggagacggacacaaatgctgaggagagcgtgTTTTATTAAAGGGGATTCCATATTCAAGGTCGTAACAACAGGCAGGGGTGCCTTCCAGGTTAGACAGATATATCGGCATGATCAGACACACAAGGAGAACTAACAGGGCAACGGGGAGAACACTAGAAGGAATGCACGATGGGACAGGAACAATACTCACAAATACAAATAGCATAAGGATCGCAGAgcacatacactgtaaaaaacagaacttaaaattgctcgcattactatgatttttagtttagctgactgaagttgggtcatataagacaaatgacaaaacacatttggattaatattcagttcagagtagcgTAGCTCGCTGCTTGCCGCAGGTGAAATCCATTTAAAGATGTCCGGAGTCCAATTCTGGCAGAAATCGCAAACCCCGCcccgttctcaactaaggagtcaaattgagcatgcgcagaggagttggcctggccttaactagggttcaactacaatttgtatattttgacaatgcaggttgtaaAGTCAGATaaacttttaacaagaaactcaataaagtaagctgatccaattactttgttatagtttatggtgcaattaattatttttggctcatCTAAACTAAAAATCATTGTAAGGCaagcaattttaagttctgtttttttacagtgtggataCAGGCACAGGGACAGGTACACAGACTTGGACAGACACAACAACGGGAACAgtgaccaacacaaaaccagggatggaacATGGGACCAACGGGAACATGGGCACAGGGGACGAACAACCATAGCGAGGAGCAAACAATACATTAAATCAATGCCCACACGGGGACTGGTGGGACCGGTTGATGTGCCGCAGGGACCGGCGGGGTCCGCTgccgggcagcgggaacaggcaacAACCCCCTCTGGGTCGTGAGAACAGGAACAAGCGGAGGGTCGCAGATACAGGGGGCATGGGTGACCGCTTCCAGGTCACGGGAACAAGAGGCTGAAGTAATGAGACGTCCTTGGGGGTGGGACCGTCgaactgacgtcctcggggggtggGACTGCCGAACTGATGTCCTCAGGGAGCGGAGCCGCCGAGCAGACATACTCGGGGGGCAGAACTGGCCACTTTTAAATAGTACTGTGCTGCCACTACTGGAGTGCAGTAGCGCCACCAGCCCACTAGGGGAGCAGGTGGACAGGTTAACCTAAGTTTCTGCAATTGAATAAGAAGTTGAAAGAGTCTGAACTGGTAGTGTCCAGGTTCACAGGCTGAACAGTTTGTTGTTCTCGAAGTTAGTTTTACACAGAGCATGGGAAATATATGCCTGTAAGTATGAGTGCATTTTAAGTTCATGTAGAGTGATGTAATGTAGTTTGTAGTCTTATTTATGTTATTACGCAGTCGCGCTCATCAATGCTAATCGCATTAGCTTGTCTATGGGAAAACCCATTATATGTTAGCATCGAGCTAGCGGGATGCATGCTACCTATTGTTTATCCTTTATGGGAGATATGCCAGTTGTAGTTTAAGACAGTGGAGCTTTAATTTAGATCGTGaaatgtatatattgtgtgaCTATATGCGTGTTTACTATGTTCTCTCTTATGTTTGTAGTTTTACAGTGCCTTCATTATAGAGTCAAATAAACACTACTACGATTGTGAAAAACCTTTGCCTCATATTTTGAAGAACTGTTATCTATCTGCATAACTGGACATCCAAGTACAGCGAGAGCAGAATAGTAAAAAGGCAACATTCTCATCAAGCATAGTGAGTTCTGGGAAAAGAAAGAATGGATGAGACGCTGGAAACAAGGTCAAATGCAGCTAGTTCCTTACGCTCCAGCCGCCTCACATCATAGATCGTAGATCGGAGAGCTCAGCAACCACGGATGAGCATGGCGGGGAGGAAAAAGAATCAGCTGCAGCTGATGTGACATCAAAGTGCACAGAAGTATGTGGAGGTTCGATCGGCTCAAGATCATGCTCCAAGATATGTTTGGTTAAAGTGTTTCCTGCCGAACAACCAGAGAAAGCAGTTAGCATGTATGCTGTTCTGGATGAACAAAGCAACCGCTCCTTGGCTATACTTTTTTGACATCTTTAACATTCAAAGACAACCAGAACCATATACATTGAAAACATGTGCAGGCGTCAGAGAAGTAGCAGGGAGACGAGCCAGCCACTTCATAGTAGAGTCACTTGATGGTATGACTCAGCTTCCCTTGCCCAATCTCATTGAGTGTGATATGATACCTGATGATATGACTGAAATCCCGTCACCCGAAGTTACTTCCTATTACCCACACCTGAAAGCAGTCCAAGGTAAAATTCCAGAAATCGATCCAGGTGCGGAAATCCTTCTCCTCCTTGGCAGAGACATTTTGTGTGTACACAAGGTAAGAGAACAGCATAACGGACCCCATAACGAGCCATATGCTCAACGGCTCGACCTTGGTTGGATAATCGTGGGTGAAGTGTGCAGGTGCACAAGGCAGCCAATGTTGGTGTATACAGGACCAACATTCTGCTAAGTGGATGAGCTTCACTCTTGAGTTCATGTCCAAACAACGTACGAGTCAAAGAAAAGCTTAGTTGTCACATGCTAAACCTGAGTGTTCAAAGCTCCGAACAACACCTGGGTAGAAAGATAAATGATCTTGGCAGTCAGGTGTTTCACAGGTGTTTCAACAAGACGACACCCCCGCTATGTCAGTCCATGATGAATGTTTCTTGAATACGCTAGAAGAACAAGCCTACAAAGATGGTTCCAACACTTGGGTTGCTTCATTACCCTTTCGGTCACCACGAAACCGTCTTCCCAACAACCGACCTCAAGCTTTAAAGCGTCTTTCATCCCTCCGCCGAATGGTAAACTAAAAAACGCAAATGAGAAAACAGTTAATTGATTTCATGCAAAGGATGCTGGATGAGAAACAAGCAAAGCCAGCACCACCATTACAGGAAGGTGAGGAAAGTTGCGCCTGTCACCACAGGAGGAAGCTTGTGAGCCGGCTCTCGCCATGGCAACCGTAATCAGCAGCAACAACCTGCAGCTGTCTTTCTCACTTCTTCAGGAAGGTGACTGCAGATcgtcactgctgagttgttagTTGCACTTCTACCTGCACATGTGGTCAGCCTCTCTACTGTTTGGTAATATTGGTCTGGTGTGGTGTTTCGTCGCCACGTTTTTTTCTCCACGTcacatctttctctctttttttgagTATTTACTCTCCAGCGCCACTCTGATCTATCTGAAGTTTTCTTATCCTGTTATTTTcctttctgttgttcatttGGTTATTTTGGAAATGGTTTTTTTACTCATCAGGGTTGTTGTAGAGCCAGCGACTTCCCCTGGCATTCTTTAGTTTGTTTGATTTTCCGTGTTGAGTGTCCCATgagcttttgtttttttttcctccccaTTTCTTCCCTGAGCTCCATTTGACAGTATCATTTTTTTGATTGTGTGCTTTTCCCGCATTCCTTTTCGTGTTCGTTTTTTGCCATGTCTGCTACAAATCACAATGTGAAGTTCGCAGCAACACAACAGTAGTGGGCCTAATCCAGGATGACAATGACATGGACTACAGAGAAGAGGCGAAACATCTGTTTGAGTTTTGTAATACCAACAACCTGGTCCTGAACTTTGTAAAAACCAAGGAGATCATCGTGGACTTCAGGATGAGTAAGCCcagccaccacacaccactcttcATGACACAGCAGTGGAACTAGTCAGGAAAACAAAGTTCCTAAGGGTTCATTCTACCGACAGGAGCTTGCTGTGCCTCTGACTGGACGTGGATAGTAAGCCTGTAGAGGGTAATAAGGACAGCAGAGAAAATCATTGGGACTGTTCTCACTGCTGTTTTCATAG
The genomic region above belongs to Brachyhypopomus gauderio isolate BG-103 unplaced genomic scaffold, BGAUD_0.2 sc44, whole genome shotgun sequence and contains:
- the LOC143486099 gene encoding polymeric immunoglobulin receptor-like; the protein is MKVFIIFTLYLISGVSTNEVTAYSGGGVKIKCKYHEGYETNNKYFCKGKGTSCADQIKAGVKHTWVHEGRFSLYDNTSAKVFWVLMRNLTVEDTGTYQCAVDIKAKLDTYTEVEMNVKAEYYYGRFISETRYVGGSVDISCSYPESQRSDPKFLCKRVDIGICAYRAAVKESGRWINEGHISLYDDRTNQILTVTIREVTEQDSGTYWCGAESDWESDHGYMVYMTQIYLSVTATAFPGMVVYSSIAASLVLVTAAVITAFYCKMKRKGPETLTHSRETIEEYVNVSTLSVSQQTENKQPESIYENFNPTINQCKNI